A region from the Pseudonocardia petroleophila genome encodes:
- a CDS encoding RNA-binding protein, producing MTVLADALEHLVRGIVDHPDEVQVDLVTSRRGRTLEVRVHPEDLGKVIGRGGRTATALRTVVGGIGGRGVRVDVVDTDR from the coding sequence GTGACGGTCCTGGCCGACGCGCTGGAGCACCTGGTCCGGGGGATCGTCGATCACCCCGACGAGGTGCAGGTCGACCTCGTCACCAGCCGGCGGGGCCGCACCCTCGAGGTGCGGGTCCACCCGGAGGACCTGGGCAAGGTCATCGGCCGCGGCGGCCGCACGGCCACCGCGCTGCGCACCGTCGTCGGTGGCATCGGCGGTCGAGGCGTCCGCGTCGACGTCGTCGACACCGACCGCTGA
- a CDS encoding alpha/beta fold hydrolase: MTAYVLVHGGFTDGWYWGATARLLEEQGHRVTVAELPSTGTDPAVLGTVADDVAEVRRLVAAAGEPAVLVGHSYGGLVITDAADEPGIVHRVYVSAFWPARGRSLMDDYTGPTDWFVPTEDGTAARITDDVDRAAEVLYADLDPAQRAEFHRHLMFSSGAAIGAPATAPDSDTPVTYVVLEKDVAVPPEEQEAMATRADRVERMATSHCPQLVDPTGLAAILSRIPA; the protein is encoded by the coding sequence ATGACCGCGTACGTGCTGGTGCACGGCGGGTTTACCGACGGCTGGTACTGGGGCGCGACGGCGCGGCTGCTGGAGGAGCAGGGGCACCGCGTGACCGTCGCGGAGCTGCCGAGCACCGGGACCGACCCGGCGGTGCTCGGTACCGTCGCCGACGACGTCGCCGAGGTCCGCCGGCTCGTCGCGGCGGCCGGGGAGCCGGCGGTCCTCGTCGGCCACTCCTACGGCGGGCTGGTAATCACCGACGCCGCGGACGAGCCGGGGATCGTGCACCGCGTCTACGTCAGCGCGTTCTGGCCCGCGCGCGGGAGATCGCTGATGGACGACTACACCGGACCGACGGACTGGTTCGTGCCCACCGAGGACGGCACCGCGGCCCGGATCACCGACGACGTCGACCGGGCCGCCGAGGTGCTGTACGCCGACCTCGACCCGGCGCAGCGGGCCGAGTTCCACCGGCACCTGATGTTCTCCTCCGGCGCGGCCATCGGCGCCCCCGCCACCGCCCCCGACAGCGACACCCCCGTCACCTACGTGGTGCTGGAGAAGGACGTCGCGGTGCCTCCGGAGGAGCAGGAGGCGATGGCAACCCGGGCGGACCGCGTCGAGCGGATGGCCACCTCGCACTGCCCGCAGCTCGTCGACCCCACCGGTCTCGCCGCGATCCTGTCCCGGATCCCGGCGTGA
- a CDS encoding CPBP family intramembrane glutamic endopeptidase: protein MRSVGVSGGGRPRGGAGTGRRPWMIVAAVLGVVAVVVAARVLQRRGRSAPAPVDPVVADREEQASSWFDAPLPTETSTPPMGIPTSAPERLPGAAALAVPAPVVAAPVVAAPVVSAPAVPGPTGSAPVGPVGPAGSAEITDPALRIPPGLDPRLPGHGSAEATDRIPVATLAAAAPPGGSLPAGSFPAGSPPAAAAVAVPPPGAAPAGSAAWSGAVGPGVPPSGAPAPGTPVPGHPTPGHPTPGTLTMEPVTPGPAPRPAHRWGLGAYLVAEAVFLVASGLMGLLLVAQDPVTAGSLAAALAVPTVAAALVGLLVTRLRGNGPVVDLQLRPTARDVGLGFAFGFGGLFLTIPASLVYVSVVGEDASSAVGDIFGDITAGPGVALLIVAIVVLVAPLCEEILYRGLLWGGLTRLGANRWLAFAVTTVIFALAHFEWPRALLLLVVALPLGLARVYSDGLLAPVIAHQINNLLPGIGLYLMLTGAFPAL from the coding sequence GTGCGATCTGTCGGAGTCAGCGGGGGTGGGCGGCCCCGCGGGGGCGCCGGGACGGGCCGTCGCCCGTGGATGATCGTCGCCGCGGTGCTCGGTGTGGTCGCGGTCGTCGTCGCCGCGCGGGTGCTGCAGCGGCGCGGCCGGTCCGCGCCCGCCCCGGTCGACCCGGTCGTCGCGGACCGGGAGGAGCAGGCGAGCAGCTGGTTCGACGCGCCGCTGCCCACCGAGACGTCCACGCCGCCGATGGGGATCCCGACCTCGGCGCCCGAGCGCCTGCCCGGGGCCGCGGCCCTGGCCGTGCCCGCCCCGGTCGTCGCAGCCCCGGTCGTCGCAGCCCCCGTCGTCTCGGCCCCGGCCGTCCCCGGTCCCACCGGCTCGGCCCCGGTCGGCCCGGTCGGGCCCGCCGGATCGGCGGAGATCACCGACCCGGCGCTGCGCATCCCGCCCGGTCTCGACCCGCGCCTGCCGGGCCACGGCTCCGCGGAGGCCACCGACCGCATCCCGGTCGCGACCCTCGCCGCCGCCGCGCCGCCCGGCGGGTCCCTCCCGGCGGGCTCCTTCCCGGCCGGGTCCCCGCCCGCCGCCGCTGCCGTCGCGGTGCCCCCGCCGGGTGCGGCGCCCGCCGGGTCCGCGGCCTGGTCGGGCGCCGTGGGCCCCGGCGTCCCGCCGTCCGGTGCACCGGCTCCCGGCACCCCGGTCCCCGGCCACCCGACTCCCGGCCACCCGACTCCCGGCACCCTGACCATGGAGCCGGTCACGCCGGGCCCGGCGCCCCGGCCGGCGCACCGCTGGGGGCTCGGGGCCTACCTCGTCGCCGAGGCCGTGTTCCTCGTCGCGTCGGGGTTGATGGGCCTGCTCCTCGTCGCGCAGGACCCGGTCACGGCCGGATCGCTCGCCGCGGCGCTGGCGGTGCCGACGGTGGCCGCGGCACTGGTCGGCCTGCTCGTCACCCGGCTCCGCGGCAACGGCCCGGTCGTCGACCTGCAGCTGCGCCCCACCGCCCGCGACGTGGGCCTCGGGTTCGCGTTCGGCTTCGGCGGGCTGTTCCTCACGATCCCGGCCTCGCTGGTCTACGTGTCGGTGGTGGGCGAGGACGCCTCGTCGGCGGTCGGCGACATCTTCGGCGACATCACGGCCGGTCCGGGCGTCGCGCTGCTCATCGTGGCGATCGTGGTGCTCGTCGCGCCGCTGTGCGAGGAGATCCTCTACCGCGGGCTGCTCTGGGGCGGGCTGACGCGGCTGGGGGCGAACCGCTGGCTCGCGTTCGCCGTCACCACCGTCATCTTCGCGCTCGCGCACTTCGAGTGGCCCCGCGCGCTGCTGCTGCTCGTGGTCGCGCTGCCACTCGGGCTGGCCCGCGTCTACAGCGACGGGCTGCTCGCGCCGGTGATCGCGCACCAGATCAACAACCTGCTCCCGGGCATCGGGCTCTACCTCATGCTGACGGGCGCGTTCCCCGCTCTCTGA
- a CDS encoding alpha/beta fold hydrolase, with the protein MRARYPDVEDEVVRDGVRIGYEVYGTGEATILLPSSMPLVHARQWKAQVPHLARHFRVVVVDHRGNGRSDRPRGPAAYALAEDVADLVAVLDATGTRRVVAVGLSGGGRRVLELAATHPERVAGVVAIAPAVLLDRLGFDDVLDSYEGLAAINSNFIAEDVDRFAEVFLSACHSDPHSTKPLEDALGWARGVTAEVVIDFFRGNVSPRQDRLRALGAQVRCPVLVVHGSEDLIIPHASGAAVAEATGGDLVTLPGAGHVPTGREPVRINLLVQGFTEAVFGVRRPVRDWTPARYRPRRALFLSSPIGLGHARRDLAIARELRALRPDVEIEWLAQHPVTDALAAAGERVHPASRHLVSEAAHVEGESGEHDLHVFQALRTMDEILVANFHVLADLAEAEHHDLWIGDEAWDLDHFLYENPELKRTPYAWLTDFVGFLPMPEGGEREAALTADYNAEMLEHVARYPRLRDRALFVGDRDDVVPDPFGPGLPSIRDWTAGHYDFPGYVTGFTPVEDRDRAGIRDELGWRPGEPVCLVTAGGTGVGLPLLRRVAAAYPEAARRVPGLRMVVVTGPRIDPETVAPLPGLEVHGWVPDLYRHLAACDLAITHAGLTTTMELTANRRPFLYVPLRRHFEQNLHVPHRLARHGAGRRIDWDDLTPDALADAIVTEIGREVDYRPVDAGGAARAAARLAEIL; encoded by the coding sequence GTGCGCGCCAGATACCCCGACGTCGAGGACGAGGTGGTCCGCGACGGTGTCCGGATCGGCTACGAGGTCTACGGGACCGGCGAGGCGACGATCCTGCTGCCGTCCTCGATGCCGCTGGTGCACGCGCGGCAGTGGAAGGCGCAGGTGCCCCACCTGGCCCGGCACTTCCGCGTGGTCGTCGTCGACCACCGCGGCAACGGGCGCAGCGACCGGCCGCGCGGGCCGGCCGCGTACGCACTGGCCGAGGACGTCGCCGATCTGGTGGCGGTGCTGGACGCCACCGGCACGCGCAGGGTCGTCGCCGTCGGGCTCTCCGGGGGCGGGCGGCGGGTGCTGGAGCTCGCCGCCACGCATCCGGAGCGCGTCGCTGGGGTGGTCGCGATCGCGCCCGCGGTGCTGCTGGACCGCCTCGGCTTCGACGACGTCCTCGACTCCTACGAGGGACTCGCGGCGATCAACAGCAACTTCATCGCCGAGGACGTCGACCGGTTCGCCGAGGTCTTCCTCTCCGCGTGCCACTCGGACCCGCACTCGACGAAACCGCTCGAGGACGCGCTCGGGTGGGCCCGCGGCGTGACGGCCGAGGTCGTGATCGACTTCTTCCGCGGCAACGTCAGCCCGAGGCAGGACCGGCTGCGGGCCCTGGGCGCGCAGGTGCGCTGCCCGGTGCTCGTCGTGCACGGCAGCGAGGACCTGATCATCCCGCACGCGAGCGGCGCCGCGGTCGCGGAGGCGACCGGCGGGGACCTCGTCACGCTGCCCGGAGCGGGCCACGTCCCGACCGGCCGCGAACCGGTCCGGATCAACCTGCTGGTCCAGGGGTTCACCGAGGCGGTGTTCGGCGTCCGGCGGCCGGTGCGGGACTGGACACCCGCCCGGTACCGGCCCCGGCGCGCACTGTTCCTGTCCTCGCCCATCGGTCTCGGGCACGCCCGCCGCGACCTCGCGATCGCCCGCGAGCTGCGTGCCCTGCGGCCGGACGTCGAGATCGAGTGGCTGGCCCAGCACCCCGTCACCGACGCGCTGGCCGCGGCGGGGGAGCGGGTGCACCCGGCGTCGCGCCACCTGGTGAGCGAGGCCGCGCACGTCGAGGGCGAGTCCGGTGAGCACGACCTGCACGTGTTCCAGGCCCTGCGCACGATGGACGAGATCCTCGTCGCGAACTTCCACGTGCTCGCCGACCTGGCCGAGGCGGAGCACCACGACCTGTGGATCGGCGACGAGGCGTGGGACCTCGACCACTTCCTGTACGAGAACCCCGAGCTCAAGCGCACGCCGTACGCCTGGCTGACCGACTTCGTCGGCTTCCTCCCGATGCCCGAGGGCGGAGAGCGGGAGGCGGCGCTGACCGCCGACTACAACGCCGAGATGCTCGAGCACGTCGCCCGCTACCCGCGGCTGCGCGACCGGGCGCTGTTCGTCGGCGATCGCGACGACGTCGTGCCCGACCCGTTCGGGCCGGGCCTGCCGTCGATCCGCGACTGGACCGCGGGGCACTACGACTTCCCCGGTTACGTCACCGGCTTCACCCCGGTCGAGGACCGCGACCGCGCCGGCATCCGCGACGAGCTGGGCTGGCGGCCGGGCGAGCCGGTCTGCCTGGTCACGGCGGGCGGCACCGGGGTGGGGCTGCCGCTGCTGCGGCGGGTCGCGGCCGCGTACCCGGAGGCGGCGCGGCGGGTGCCGGGACTGCGGATGGTGGTCGTCACCGGGCCGCGGATCGACCCCGAGACCGTCGCACCGCTACCGGGGCTGGAGGTGCACGGCTGGGTGCCCGACCTCTACCGCCACCTCGCCGCGTGCGACCTCGCGATCACCCACGCCGGGCTCACCACGACGATGGAGCTGACGGCCAACCGCCGCCCCTTCCTCTACGTCCCGCTGCGCCGGCACTTCGAGCAGAACCTGCACGTGCCGCACCGCCTCGCCCGCCACGGCGCCGGCCGCCGCATCGACTGGGACGACCTGACGCCCGACGCCCTCGCCGACGCGATCGTCACGGAGATCGGCCGGGAGGTCGACTACCGCCCCGTCGACGCGGGCGGTGCGGCGCGGGCGGCGGCCCGCCTGGCGGAGATCCTCTGA
- a CDS encoding class I SAM-dependent methyltransferase, producing the protein MDDSRLMELIGRFAGDLGATLSAGSVVIGHRLGLYRALADAGPSGAADLAARTGTDTRYLTEWLRGQAAGGYLTYDADTDAYSMTEEQAFAFADPNGPVYLPGAFVLALGALRAEPRITEAFRTGEGVGWHEQHEDVFTGCELFFRPGYLMNLVPSWIPALDGVEDKLRAGARVADIGCGLGASTALLAAAYPNSRFSGSDYHAGSVELARKRAADAGVAARVSFEVASAQDFTGTGYDLAATFDCLHDMGDPLGAARHVRGALADDGTWLIVEPVAADAVADNLNPVGRVYYSASTLLCVPNAKSQPGGYALGAQAGEAAIRDVVTAAGFTRFRRAAESPFNLVYEARP; encoded by the coding sequence ATGGACGACTCCCGACTGATGGAGCTGATCGGGCGCTTCGCGGGCGACCTCGGCGCCACCCTCTCGGCGGGCTCGGTGGTGATCGGGCACCGGCTCGGCCTGTACCGGGCGCTCGCCGACGCCGGACCGAGCGGCGCCGCCGACCTCGCCGCCCGCACCGGCACCGACACCCGGTACCTGACGGAGTGGCTGCGCGGGCAGGCCGCAGGCGGGTACCTCACCTACGACGCCGACACCGACGCCTACTCGATGACCGAGGAGCAGGCGTTCGCGTTCGCCGACCCGAACGGTCCGGTGTACCTGCCCGGCGCGTTCGTCCTCGCGCTCGGGGCCCTGCGCGCGGAGCCCCGGATCACCGAGGCGTTCCGCACCGGGGAGGGGGTCGGCTGGCACGAGCAGCACGAGGACGTGTTCACCGGCTGCGAGCTGTTCTTCCGGCCCGGCTACCTGATGAACCTGGTCCCGAGCTGGATCCCGGCGCTGGACGGCGTCGAGGACAAGCTGCGGGCCGGTGCCCGGGTCGCCGACATCGGCTGCGGGCTCGGGGCGTCGACCGCGCTGCTGGCGGCGGCGTACCCGAACTCGCGGTTCAGCGGCTCGGACTACCACGCCGGGTCCGTCGAGCTGGCCCGCAAGCGGGCGGCCGATGCCGGGGTGGCGGCCCGGGTGTCGTTCGAGGTCGCGTCGGCGCAGGACTTCACCGGCACCGGCTACGACCTCGCCGCCACCTTCGACTGCCTGCACGACATGGGAGACCCGCTCGGCGCGGCCCGCCACGTGCGCGGGGCGCTGGCCGACGACGGCACGTGGCTGATCGTCGAGCCCGTCGCCGCCGACGCCGTGGCCGACAACCTGAACCCGGTGGGCCGGGTGTACTACTCGGCGTCGACGCTGCTGTGCGTGCCGAACGCGAAGTCGCAGCCCGGGGGGTACGCCCTCGGCGCACAGGCGGGCGAGGCGGCGATCCGCGACGTGGTGACCGCGGCCGGGTTCACGCGGTTCCGGCGGGCCGCGGAGTCGCCGTTCAACCTGGTCTACGAGGCCCGGCCCTGA
- a CDS encoding ATP-binding protein: protein MDGVRIRLSGSFAVEDGDGPVVVGGRKSRRLLARLAAARGGTVAVDDLVADLWPATAPRGPADNVATLVSRLRATLGPDAVLGARPAYRLGPGVRVDVAEADVLAAEAARRTGEPALALVAARRGLDLLGAGAVLTGESGDWVDVLQREVDAILRALRHAAADAALRVGDPGSAVVTAQAAADADALDDRAHRLLMAAHHAAGDPQRALVVYARLRAAVADELGTDPSPAAQALHLAVLRGDPLPGAHPVPDRYPRPAPAGRGAELDRLTAAWAAAAGGATGLLLVTGEAGIGKTTLAEALAGVVADTGGLVLRARCYAAERSLLLQPVLDAVAPALRTLPPGETRRLAGPGAPVLAGLLPDLAAVLGEPDPARGSADQERRRTSDAVRALLRSWAAVRPVLLLLDDLQNAGTATVELLHYIAARPGPDRLLLLATVRSEEGSEALALLDDVGTRVEIGPLAADAVALLAARAGAPRLAEDILRRTRGHTLFVVETLRGLAAGETGVPDSLQAAVLARMRRVGPDVEQVLRAGAVLGAAVAPETVAAMLGLPLPDVLLRLADAATARLLVDTGDRYEFANDLVHEVLYASTPAPARRAYHRRAADLLADRPEVLAGHAAAAGDPEGAARAWLAAGRQAVDRFAAADGRDLLDRALATGVDDAALTARIHLARGLAHLALGAFGPSAADLRDALGAARAAGDRRLEIEVLRHLAGDVTSALGLSERALHLAEAVRIAVELDDPAAQADLLGWQAVVATNRLRFTGAIDLGRRAVAAGRASGSEAALAAGLDGLKTAYAYLGDTVHLAPVLTELEPLLRRRGDLRVLYWAVFESALPFVAAAEWDRAAERIADALEINRRSGYVSHAPWFVAHQGWLERLRGRLDRAEELGRRAVDLADAAEHHWWRATAHGILATTLLGLGRGDEAAALLRAVRDDAGRTGIEGYLLRCLAPLAEATGDPDVLLTAEEVLSGVDAPPGHAWLTGGDTYLSVARARLARGEPDRARAVLAPLREAAARQGWVPWRAAAALVDADALDALGDHAAAERSRTPAVDLATRHGMPHLARAARPGGSG from the coding sequence GTGGACGGCGTGCGGATCCGGCTGTCCGGGTCGTTCGCCGTCGAGGACGGGGACGGGCCGGTGGTCGTGGGCGGCCGCAAGTCCCGGCGGCTGCTCGCCCGGCTGGCCGCGGCCCGCGGCGGGACGGTCGCCGTCGACGACCTGGTGGCGGACCTCTGGCCCGCGACCGCGCCGCGCGGCCCGGCCGACAACGTCGCCACCCTCGTCAGCAGGCTGCGCGCGACGCTCGGCCCGGACGCGGTGCTCGGCGCCCGCCCCGCCTACCGCCTCGGGCCGGGGGTGCGGGTGGACGTCGCGGAGGCCGACGTGCTGGCCGCGGAGGCGGCCCGGCGGACCGGGGAGCCGGCCCTCGCGCTGGTCGCGGCCCGGCGCGGGCTGGACCTGCTGGGCGCGGGCGCCGTGCTGACCGGCGAGTCCGGCGACTGGGTGGACGTCCTGCAGCGCGAGGTCGACGCCATCCTGCGCGCGCTCCGGCACGCCGCGGCGGACGCGGCCCTGCGGGTCGGCGACCCGGGATCGGCCGTGGTCACCGCACAGGCCGCGGCCGACGCCGACGCGCTCGACGACCGCGCCCACCGCCTGCTCATGGCGGCCCACCACGCCGCGGGCGACCCGCAGCGGGCCCTGGTCGTCTACGCCCGGCTGCGCGCCGCCGTGGCCGACGAGCTCGGCACCGACCCCTCCCCCGCCGCGCAGGCGCTGCACCTCGCGGTCCTGCGCGGGGACCCGCTCCCCGGCGCGCACCCGGTGCCCGACCGGTACCCCCGCCCCGCCCCCGCCGGACGCGGCGCCGAGCTGGACCGGCTCACCGCGGCCTGGGCGGCCGCCGCCGGCGGCGCCACCGGTCTCCTGCTGGTCACCGGAGAGGCCGGGATCGGCAAGACCACCCTGGCCGAGGCCCTCGCGGGGGTGGTCGCCGACACGGGCGGCCTGGTCCTGCGGGCCCGGTGCTACGCGGCCGAGCGCTCGCTGCTGCTGCAACCCGTCCTCGACGCCGTCGCACCCGCTCTGCGCACGCTCCCGCCCGGGGAGACCCGGCGGCTGGCCGGGCCGGGCGCCCCGGTGCTCGCCGGACTGCTCCCGGACCTCGCCGCGGTGCTGGGCGAGCCCGACCCGGCCCGCGGCAGCGCCGACCAGGAGCGCAGGCGCACCTCCGACGCCGTCCGCGCCCTGCTCCGGTCGTGGGCCGCGGTGCGCCCGGTGCTGCTCCTGCTCGACGACCTGCAGAACGCCGGGACCGCGACCGTCGAGCTGCTCCACTACATCGCGGCCCGCCCGGGCCCCGACCGGTTGCTGCTGCTCGCGACGGTGCGGTCCGAGGAGGGCTCCGAGGCCCTCGCCCTGCTCGACGACGTCGGGACCCGGGTGGAGATCGGCCCGCTGGCGGCCGACGCGGTGGCCCTGCTCGCCGCCCGCGCCGGTGCCCCGCGGCTCGCCGAGGACATCCTGCGGCGCACCCGCGGGCACACGCTGTTCGTCGTCGAGACCCTCCGCGGACTCGCGGCCGGTGAGACCGGCGTGCCGGACTCGCTGCAGGCCGCGGTGCTGGCCCGGATGCGGAGGGTCGGGCCCGACGTCGAGCAGGTGCTGCGCGCCGGGGCCGTGCTCGGCGCCGCGGTGGCCCCCGAGACCGTCGCCGCGATGCTCGGCCTCCCGCTGCCCGACGTCCTGCTGCGCCTCGCCGACGCCGCGACGGCGCGCCTGCTGGTCGACACCGGCGACCGGTACGAGTTCGCGAACGACCTGGTGCACGAGGTGCTCTACGCGTCGACGCCCGCTCCCGCGCGCCGCGCCTACCACCGCCGCGCCGCCGACCTGCTCGCCGACCGTCCCGAGGTGCTCGCCGGGCACGCGGCCGCCGCAGGGGACCCGGAGGGCGCGGCCCGTGCGTGGCTGGCCGCCGGACGCCAGGCCGTCGACCGGTTCGCCGCGGCCGACGGCCGGGACCTGCTGGACCGGGCGCTGGCCACGGGCGTCGACGACGCGGCCCTGACCGCGCGGATCCACCTCGCCCGCGGTCTGGCGCACCTCGCGCTCGGGGCGTTCGGCCCGTCCGCCGCCGACCTGCGCGACGCGCTCGGCGCGGCCCGCGCGGCTGGTGACCGCCGGCTCGAGATCGAGGTGCTGCGCCACCTCGCGGGCGACGTCACCTCCGCGCTGGGGCTCTCCGAGCGCGCGCTGCACCTCGCGGAGGCCGTGCGGATCGCGGTCGAGCTCGACGACCCGGCCGCCCAGGCCGACCTCCTCGGCTGGCAGGCGGTGGTCGCGACCAACCGGCTGCGCTTCACCGGGGCCATCGACCTGGGCCGGCGCGCGGTGGCCGCCGGGCGGGCGTCCGGCTCGGAGGCCGCGCTCGCCGCCGGCCTGGACGGGCTCAAGACCGCCTACGCCTACCTCGGCGACACCGTCCACCTCGCCCCGGTGCTCACCGAGCTCGAACCCCTGCTGCGCCGCCGCGGCGACCTCCGGGTCCTGTACTGGGCGGTGTTCGAGTCGGCGCTCCCGTTCGTGGCGGCCGCCGAATGGGACCGGGCCGCGGAGCGCATCGCGGACGCGCTGGAGATCAACCGGCGCAGCGGGTACGTCTCCCACGCGCCCTGGTTCGTGGCGCACCAGGGCTGGCTGGAGCGGCTGCGCGGGCGGCTCGACCGGGCGGAGGAGCTCGGCAGGCGGGCCGTCGACCTCGCCGACGCCGCCGAGCACCACTGGTGGCGGGCCACGGCGCACGGGATCCTCGCGACCACCCTGCTCGGGCTCGGCCGGGGCGACGAGGCCGCCGCGCTGCTCCGGGCGGTGCGCGACGACGCGGGGCGGACCGGGATCGAGGGCTACCTGCTGCGCTGCCTCGCCCCGCTCGCCGAGGCCACCGGGGACCCCGACGTCCTGCTCACGGCGGAGGAGGTCCTCTCCGGCGTCGACGCCCCGCCGGGCCACGCCTGGCTGACCGGCGGCGACACCTACCTCTCCGTCGCCCGCGCCCGGCTGGCCCGCGGCGAGCCGGACCGGGCCCGGGCCGTCTTGGCCCCGCTGCGGGAGGCCGCCGCGCGGCAGGGCTGGGTGCCGTGGCGGGCGGCGGCGGCACTCGTCGACGCGGACGCGCTGGACGCGCTCGGCGACCACGCCGCCGCGGAGCGGAGCCGGACACCGGCGGTGGACCTCGCGACGCGGCACGGCATGCCGCACCTGGCGCGCGCCGCGCGGCCGGGCGGCTCCGGCTGA
- the rpsP gene encoding 30S ribosomal protein S16, whose protein sequence is MAVKIKLMRLGKIRQPYYRIVVADARSRRSGRAIETIGKYHPKNDPSLIEVDSERAQYWLGVGAQPTEPVEHLLKITGDWQKFKGLPGSEGTLKPQPEKVDKLARFNAALAAASEEPTTEATTAKKKADRRPKADDAAAEAPKADEAAAEAPAES, encoded by the coding sequence GTGGCCGTCAAGATCAAGCTGATGCGTCTGGGCAAGATCCGTCAGCCGTACTACCGCATCGTCGTCGCCGATGCCCGCAGCCGCCGCAGCGGCCGGGCCATCGAGACCATCGGCAAGTACCACCCGAAGAACGACCCGAGCCTCATCGAGGTCGACTCGGAGCGCGCGCAGTACTGGCTCGGCGTGGGCGCACAGCCCACCGAGCCCGTCGAGCACCTGCTGAAGATCACCGGCGACTGGCAGAAGTTCAAGGGCCTGCCGGGCTCCGAGGGCACGCTCAAGCCGCAGCCGGAGAAGGTCGACAAGCTCGCGCGCTTCAACGCCGCCCTCGCCGCAGCCAGCGAGGAGCCCACCACCGAGGCCACCACGGCCAAGAAGAAGGCCGACCGTCGCCCGAAGGCCGACGACGCCGCCGCCGAGGCCCCCAAGGCCGACGAGGCTGCCGCCGAGGCCCCGGCCGAGTCGTGA
- the rimM gene encoding ribosome maturation factor RimM (Essential for efficient processing of 16S rRNA), whose protein sequence is MPAPVRGRAGELLVGVVVRAHGLRGELGVEVRTDSPDERFAPGAALLGRRAGAPDVTLTVEAVRWHSGKLLVRFVETPDRTAAEPLRGTRLLVHTSELAPPEDPDEFHDHQLEGLRAELEDGTVVGTVREVLHGPAGDLLVLTRAGGGPDVLVPFVHAIVPTVDLDGGRVLLTPPEGLLDAE, encoded by the coding sequence GTGCCCGCACCCGTCCGCGGACGAGCAGGAGAACTGCTCGTCGGCGTCGTGGTGCGGGCGCACGGCCTCCGCGGCGAGCTCGGCGTGGAGGTCCGCACCGATTCCCCCGACGAGCGCTTCGCGCCCGGGGCGGCGCTGCTCGGGCGCCGGGCCGGGGCGCCGGACGTGACGCTGACCGTCGAGGCCGTCCGCTGGCACTCCGGGAAGCTGCTCGTCCGCTTCGTCGAGACCCCCGACCGCACCGCCGCCGAACCGCTCCGCGGCACCCGCCTGCTCGTGCACACCTCCGAGCTGGCGCCCCCCGAGGACCCCGACGAGTTCCACGACCACCAGCTCGAGGGCCTGCGGGCGGAGCTGGAGGACGGCACGGTCGTCGGCACCGTCCGCGAGGTCCTGCACGGCCCGGCGGGTGACCTGCTGGTGCTCACCCGCGCGGGCGGCGGCCCCGACGTGCTCGTGCCGTTCGTCCACGCCATCGTCCCCACCGTCGACCTCGACGGCGGCCGCGTGCTGCTCACCCCGCCCGAGGGCCTGCTCGACGCCGAGTAG